A segment of the Dermacentor silvarum isolate Dsil-2018 unplaced genomic scaffold, BIME_Dsil_1.4 Seq505, whole genome shotgun sequence genome:
CGATTTTGCTGTGCGACAGAACTGTTATGTATAGAAGCCATCCGAATATAAGTGAAAAATTTTAATTCTGTATCTGTTTTCACATTACTTTGTTACAGAATGGTCTTCCGCAAGATGTGGCGGTGTCAACACCACCACCGAAACAAAACGACCGTACAGCACACCACTGACTGCCCAGCAAAAATAGacataaaaattaaaaaagtgAACCCCGACACCCAAAAAAATGATGAGTATTTGCGCAGAAGCACTCCCCTCCCAGCTGTGATCAAATTGGCCACAACACATAATCACAGCACAGAGTGTGCTGATTCGCTAAAGCTACTGCGTGCCAGCCCAGAAACAAAGGCCACATTCGAAGCGTATTTCGAGGCTGGTTTCACGCCTGCAACTGCCATTCGGCACCACGAGGAGGCACTGGCACTGAAAGACAACAGCCACATTTTGCTTGCCAACAGCATGGTGAATCCAACACAAAGGACTGTTTATCACTGGCACAAAGAATGGAGGGTAGCAAAGTATGGTCATCTAGCGAATCCTCTACCGAAACTCCAAGAAAAGTTGGCAGACTATGCAGCACAAGGTAAGTTTTCATACCAGCTGTCGAACTGAACCTGAAGTGAG
Coding sequences within it:
- the LOC119435180 gene encoding uncharacterized protein LOC119435180, with protein sequence MCDADVPECVEISELSTPEIKVLRCNLNNATEAEQWIRNYSAETNTSWIVDYVATKCTRMVFRKMWRCQHHHRNKTTVQHTTDCPAKIDIKIKKVNPDTQKNDEYLRRSTPLPAVIKLATTHNHSTECADSLKLLRASPETKATFEAYFEAGFTPATAIRHHEEALALKDNSHILLANSMVNPTQRTVYHWHKEWRVAKYGHLANPLPKLQEKLADYAAQDSD